A window of Chitinophaga sp. MM2321 contains these coding sequences:
- a CDS encoding histidine kinase encodes MTHYYNEIVFAAGWPYWLFFLLSLITLVVFFILRERRIRRASAKEITIQHTLTNLELHAFQAHMDPHFIFNSLNAIHHYILTTSTDMASLYLTRFSRLMRLMIGNFNKEWVSLYDDLEALELYIQLEQLRFDHQFSYQVEILPEVNQQFSLVPPLIIQPYVQYAIWHRLLLRPQKSGGHLLIIIGRENDRLFIQVEDNGVLTTELLDDTGERQASGIDIAAERLYMMSEKYHMLAGIQAQQLLDEQQEPCGNRLTISMQHMASRQSMAG; translated from the coding sequence GTGACACATTATTACAATGAAATTGTTTTTGCTGCGGGATGGCCGTACTGGCTGTTTTTTTTGTTAAGTCTCATTACCCTCGTCGTATTTTTTATCCTGCGGGAAAGAAGAATCAGGAGAGCCTCAGCGAAAGAAATAACCATACAACATACGTTGACTAACCTGGAGTTGCATGCATTCCAGGCGCATATGGACCCGCATTTTATTTTTAATAGCCTCAATGCTATTCACCATTACATTCTTACTACCAGTACGGATATGGCATCTTTATACCTGACCCGCTTTTCGCGGCTCATGCGTTTGATGATCGGTAATTTTAATAAGGAATGGGTGTCGCTGTATGACGACCTGGAGGCGCTGGAACTATACATCCAGCTGGAGCAGTTGCGTTTTGATCACCAGTTTAGTTACCAGGTAGAGATCCTGCCGGAAGTGAATCAGCAGTTTTCCCTGGTGCCGCCGTTGATCATTCAACCATATGTGCAGTATGCTATCTGGCACCGTTTGTTGCTGCGTCCGCAAAAGAGCGGAGGCCACTTGCTGATTATCATCGGCAGAGAAAATGATCGGCTCTTTATCCAGGTGGAAGATAACGGAGTGCTGACAACGGAATTACTCGATGATACCGGTGAGCGACAGGCTTCCGGTATTGATATTGCCGCCGAAAGATTATATATGATGAGTGAAAAATATCATATGCTGGCGGGTATCCAGGCACAGCAGCTGTTGGATGAGCAGCAGGAACCCTGTGGTAACCGGCTTACTATCAGCATGCAGCATATGGCTTCCCGGCAATCTATGGCAGGATAA
- a CDS encoding tetratricopeptide repeat protein, translating to MLNHRNITSLFFALGLFSLMLSGISTQAQQKGQQQRFDEANSLYQQSKFTEAAAAYQQLLNEGNKQKALYFNAGNACYKAGQTGNAIYNYEKALQLSPDDADVKHNLSLANQKVSGYVEELPLVFFQQWWRQLQQLHAPNAWAIGTLFFFWLLIAGVMLNTFLPGWKNKFLRWGNYAIGTLFVLYLVMSVDTYLVANDHNDGIIMHNNLKVKLAPDENSKDAFEVQEGMKVHVADATKDFCKIALADGKSGWISCTYIKRL from the coding sequence ATGTTGAATCACAGAAATATTACCTCACTTTTTTTTGCCCTGGGCCTGTTTAGCCTGATGCTATCAGGTATCAGTACACAGGCACAGCAAAAAGGCCAGCAGCAACGTTTTGATGAAGCCAATAGTCTCTATCAGCAAAGTAAGTTTACAGAAGCTGCAGCCGCTTATCAGCAACTGCTGAATGAAGGCAACAAGCAGAAAGCCTTATATTTCAATGCCGGCAACGCCTGCTACAAAGCAGGGCAAACCGGCAACGCCATATACAACTACGAAAAGGCATTGCAACTTTCGCCTGATGATGCCGACGTAAAACATAACCTGTCGCTGGCCAATCAGAAGGTAAGCGGTTACGTAGAGGAGTTACCGTTAGTATTCTTTCAGCAGTGGTGGCGGCAATTACAACAGCTCCATGCGCCCAATGCATGGGCCATCGGCACCCTCTTCTTTTTCTGGCTGCTGATAGCCGGCGTTATGCTGAATACTTTTTTACCGGGTTGGAAAAACAAATTCCTGCGCTGGGGTAACTATGCGATAGGAACCTTGTTTGTATTATACCTCGTCATGTCTGTAGATACCTACCTGGTGGCTAATGACCACAACGATGGTATTATCATGCATAATAACCTCAAAGTAAAACTGGCGCCCGACGAAAATAGTAAAGATGCATTTGAAGTGCAGGAAGGAATGAAAGTACATGTAGCAGATGCCACCAAAGATTTTTGCAAAATAGCACTGGCAGATGGAAAGAGTGGTTGGATCAGCTGTACTTATATCAAGCGGTTATAA
- a CDS encoding BatD family protein: protein MKDRFSIRKCIFSVLFCLGLVACASAQEFRFTTSVSSNTVSQDEPFQIQFMLENGVNVSSFIPPSFKDFEILQGPSQMQGQSIFNGKRSEYIALNYILQPKHVGNFTIAGAQARVNGNVVKSNPVLIEVKRGNAQAQQQQPQQQQQQPVAPPRRSQPGNGEDLPEGVLKKGEDVTEKLRKNIFLKVDVDKTDLYEGDQLTATYKLYTRLPTNSSVTKVPAFKGFSAKDIELPNPPQATEERVNGIPFKVFTIRKTLLFPLQSGTLELDPVEVDNQVRLVKLVNNKRAHAKDPFDDFFNDPAFKDPFFDDFFNRPEVEYQDVPYKIQSSPIKVTVKPLPVEGRPVSFNGAVGRFNMTAVIDKNKLSTDDALTLKVTISGQGNVNLLNSPKVETPSGFEKYDPKVTDNIEKNSNPLSGSRQYEYVLMPKEAGEHTIPAVEFSYFDPAANSYKTLSSGPFVVDITQGKQVRENKHDFSVGKNDMVKNDTSILNWTKKHSWFIVSPWFYLLLLLPLLIAAGIILYKRRKDYNTTNAALLKHRYANKVALKRLELAARYLKEGKDKSFYEETSRAVWGYLSHKLKIPFADLNKQLIQDKLAARQINGSNTSNLFELIDNCEMALYAPAHNNHKMQGTYTQAVNIISNLEDALKN, encoded by the coding sequence ATGAAGGACAGATTTAGTATAAGGAAGTGTATTTTCTCCGTTTTGTTCTGTTTGGGACTGGTGGCTTGTGCCAGCGCGCAGGAGTTTCGCTTCACTACCAGTGTGAGCAGCAATACTGTGTCGCAGGATGAACCATTCCAGATCCAGTTCATGCTGGAGAATGGCGTCAATGTGAGCAGCTTTATCCCTCCAAGCTTCAAAGACTTTGAGATTTTACAAGGCCCCTCCCAGATGCAGGGCCAATCGATTTTCAATGGCAAACGCTCTGAATATATTGCCCTGAATTATATCCTGCAACCCAAACATGTAGGTAACTTTACTATTGCCGGCGCACAGGCACGGGTAAACGGGAATGTGGTGAAATCCAATCCAGTACTCATTGAGGTGAAAAGAGGTAATGCGCAGGCACAACAACAACAGCCGCAACAGCAACAACAACAACCCGTTGCACCGCCACGCCGCAGCCAGCCAGGCAATGGCGAGGATCTTCCCGAAGGCGTACTCAAAAAAGGAGAGGACGTAACAGAGAAACTGCGCAAAAATATTTTCCTGAAAGTAGACGTTGATAAAACGGATCTGTATGAAGGCGACCAACTAACGGCAACGTATAAACTGTATACACGTCTCCCTACAAATTCAAGCGTTACCAAAGTACCCGCTTTTAAAGGCTTTTCTGCAAAAGATATAGAGCTTCCCAATCCGCCGCAGGCCACAGAAGAACGGGTGAATGGCATTCCTTTTAAAGTGTTTACCATCCGCAAAACCCTCTTATTCCCCCTGCAATCGGGCACACTGGAACTGGACCCGGTGGAAGTGGATAACCAGGTGCGCCTCGTAAAATTGGTGAACAACAAACGCGCGCATGCTAAAGATCCCTTCGACGATTTCTTCAATGATCCCGCTTTTAAAGATCCGTTCTTCGACGATTTCTTTAACAGGCCGGAAGTGGAATACCAGGATGTCCCTTACAAAATACAGAGCAGCCCCATTAAGGTAACGGTGAAACCGCTGCCGGTAGAAGGCAGACCGGTGAGCTTCAATGGCGCCGTTGGTCGTTTCAACATGACTGCTGTAATAGATAAAAATAAACTGAGTACTGACGATGCCCTCACGCTCAAAGTGACCATCAGCGGACAGGGAAATGTAAACCTCCTCAACTCGCCTAAAGTAGAGACCCCCAGCGGATTTGAGAAGTATGATCCTAAAGTGACGGACAATATTGAAAAAAACAGCAACCCGCTCTCCGGCAGTCGTCAGTATGAATATGTGCTGATGCCGAAAGAAGCAGGTGAACATACTATTCCGGCAGTGGAATTTTCTTATTTCGATCCTGCTGCCAACAGCTATAAAACACTGAGCTCCGGACCTTTCGTTGTCGATATTACACAAGGCAAACAGGTACGGGAGAACAAACACGATTTCAGCGTAGGCAAAAATGATATGGTGAAGAATGATACCAGTATACTCAACTGGACAAAGAAGCACAGCTGGTTTATTGTCAGCCCCTGGTTCTATCTGTTGTTGTTATTGCCCTTGCTCATAGCAGCAGGTATCATCCTGTACAAACGCAGAAAAGATTATAATACCACCAATGCAGCACTGCTCAAACATCGCTACGCCAATAAAGTAGCCCTGAAAAGACTGGAGCTGGCGGCACGTTATCTGAAAGAAGGAAAGGATAAATCTTTCTATGAAGAAACATCCCGCGCAGTATGGGGATACCTGAGCCATAAGCTGAAAATACCATTCGCAGACCTTAACAAACAATTAATACAAGACAAGTTGGCAGCGCGCCAGATCAACGGCAGCAATACCAGCAACCTCTTTGAACTGATTGATAATTGCGAAATGGCGTTATATGCACCGGCACATAATAATCATAAAATGCAGGGCACTTATACGCAGGCGGTCAATATTATCAGTAACCTGGAAGATGCGCTGAAGAATTAA
- a CDS encoding SDR family oxidoreductase encodes MNAVITGASKGIGKAIAEKLAQEGFNVVICARSADALAAAKAAIQQQNPAVTVMAEPVDMGDKAQVLAFAKKIKSTFSSIDILVNNAGIFIPGSIHQEADGLLEKLMAVNVYSAYHLTRELMPLMIQQRNGHIFNMCSTASHSAYPNGGSYGITKHALLGFSKNLRKELVPYNIRVTSVSPGPTLTASWEGFEAPPDRMMPPEDIANIIWAAFSLAKQTVVEEILLRPMLGDI; translated from the coding sequence ATGAATGCAGTTATTACAGGTGCCAGCAAAGGCATCGGAAAGGCTATTGCAGAGAAACTGGCACAGGAAGGGTTTAACGTGGTTATTTGTGCACGTAGCGCAGATGCGCTGGCCGCAGCAAAAGCCGCTATACAACAGCAAAACCCGGCAGTAACTGTCATGGCAGAGCCTGTTGATATGGGAGATAAGGCGCAGGTACTGGCTTTTGCTAAAAAAATAAAATCTACTTTTTCTTCTATCGATATCCTGGTAAATAATGCCGGTATCTTCATCCCTGGCAGCATCCACCAGGAAGCAGACGGCCTGCTTGAAAAGTTAATGGCGGTAAATGTATACAGTGCCTATCACCTGACACGGGAACTGATGCCGCTGATGATACAACAACGCAATGGTCATATTTTCAACATGTGTTCCACTGCCAGCCACAGCGCCTATCCCAATGGCGGCTCCTATGGCATTACCAAACACGCCCTGCTGGGATTCAGTAAAAACCTGCGGAAAGAGCTGGTACCCTATAATATCCGGGTTACGTCAGTAAGCCCTGGCCCTACGCTTACCGCCTCCTGGGAAGGCTTTGAAGCCCCTCCCGACAGAATGATGCCCCCTGAAGATATTGCCAACATTATCTGGGCGGCCTTCTCCCTGGCCAAACAAACCGTTGTAGAGGAAATCCTCCTGCGGCCTATGCTGGGCGACATCTAG